A window of Pseudanabaena sp. BC1403 contains these coding sequences:
- a CDS encoding adenylate/guanylate cyclase domain-containing protein yields the protein MTAPDCKDHKSQRDRQMSLKILLIVPFVTQVILAVGITGWLSVQNGREATQELAPQIGQEVTNTIEAHVRGYFDAPLEILQSHGAMARAGYLNFENLNSLDKIFWQQMRQAQSLYFFYAANPQGQFIGVERREGNALVLHQSFLPNSSASQQKLIYRLDKVGKILNQIEANIYDPRDRPWYKSAVKARQAVWSPIYLFVARPILGITASLPIYNESGNLRGVIAIDLTLAQIGDFLRQLKIAKTGQAFILEPSGEIVATSTSEAPYISIDKKQQRIHANKSQNPLLRLIFQNLQQKYPNSIDIPKHLQIQMEWEGATQYVQITRLRNEQGLDWLMLVAVSEQDFRDRININTRNTIVLCALAFILASVTGFYTSKWIAKPVEKLIDASHLLAELSASADLATGHPYKPIQAANVRELSILADSFNQMAQQLQISFTELAQSKEELEIRVEQRTSDLKTSETKYRTLVEAANCIILRRDIAGTIKFINEYGVTFFGFHNQDEMVGRNISGTIIKNSDDTTITDLLNWMGNSTKAPQVSMFQESQNVRNDGEEVWISWANCPILDDSGRLVEVLSIGIDITERKKIESTLEEFVSLQRATFESIADGVVAVDQLGHVNSYNQRFVDMFSLSPEILSANNTDLRLEFLSTMMIDPQDFMLRSQEFYRHPEHESYDLLELVDSRVLERYSRPQRIGNQIIGRVWSFQDITARVRAEQALEEQKTYLRLIIDSIPQQIFWKDTNLVFRGCNKNWAMSAQLETPESVVGKTDYDLIGNLDLANIFRAHDQQIMESNIPEMHVIQRKLNPDKSGKSIWLDISKLPIIDAEGKTIGILGVLDDVTERKLAEEALHSEQEKSEKLLLNILPKAIADRLKQFHGVIADSFESVTVLFADLVSFTRMSSELSPHELVDLLNLIFSNFDTLCEKYGLEKIKTIGDAYMVAGGIPLPTEDHAEAIASMALDMVDKVNELSKLTGKPLQIRIGIHTGAVIAGVIGTQKFIYDLWGDTVNVASRMESHSEVGKIQVTAATYELLKHKFDLVERGVIEVKGKGLMQTYWLTSSPK from the coding sequence ATGACTGCTCCCGACTGTAAAGATCACAAATCCCAACGCGATCGCCAGATGTCTCTCAAGATATTGCTGATTGTTCCTTTCGTGACGCAAGTGATTTTGGCGGTGGGGATCACAGGATGGCTATCGGTACAGAACGGGCGTGAAGCAACTCAGGAGTTAGCTCCCCAAATCGGACAAGAAGTAACTAACACGATTGAAGCCCATGTGAGAGGGTACTTCGATGCACCTTTAGAAATTTTGCAGTCTCATGGAGCCATGGCAAGGGCAGGCTATTTGAATTTTGAGAATTTAAATAGCTTAGATAAGATATTTTGGCAGCAGATGCGCCAAGCCCAAAGTTTATATTTTTTCTACGCAGCAAATCCCCAAGGGCAATTTATTGGTGTCGAGCGTAGGGAAGGTAATGCTTTAGTATTACATCAATCTTTCTTGCCAAATTCATCAGCTTCACAGCAAAAATTAATCTATCGATTAGATAAGGTTGGGAAAATCCTAAACCAGATTGAGGCGAATATTTACGATCCTCGCGATCGCCCTTGGTATAAAAGTGCTGTCAAGGCTCGTCAAGCTGTTTGGAGTCCGATTTATCTGTTTGTGGCGCGTCCGATTTTAGGGATTACGGCTTCTTTGCCGATTTATAATGAATCTGGTAACTTACGCGGAGTAATTGCGATCGATTTGACGCTGGCTCAAATAGGTGACTTTCTACGCCAACTAAAAATCGCTAAAACAGGACAAGCTTTCATTCTCGAACCATCAGGAGAGATCGTCGCTACATCAACTTCTGAAGCACCTTATATTTCCATAGATAAAAAGCAACAACGCATTCATGCTAATAAAAGTCAAAATCCTTTACTGCGATTGATTTTTCAAAATCTTCAACAAAAGTATCCTAATTCTATTGATATTCCTAAGCATCTACAGATCCAAATGGAATGGGAAGGTGCGACTCAATATGTCCAGATTACGCGATTGCGAAATGAACAGGGTCTAGACTGGTTGATGCTCGTAGCCGTTTCGGAACAAGACTTTCGCGATCGCATTAATATTAATACGCGCAACACAATCGTCTTATGTGCTTTAGCTTTTATATTGGCTAGTGTGACAGGCTTCTATACATCAAAGTGGATTGCTAAACCAGTAGAGAAATTAATCGATGCTTCGCATTTGCTGGCAGAGCTCTCTGCCTCAGCCGATCTTGCCACTGGCCATCCCTATAAACCTATTCAAGCAGCGAATGTTCGAGAGCTGTCAATTCTGGCTGATTCCTTTAATCAAATGGCGCAACAATTGCAAATCTCTTTTACGGAGCTTGCCCAAAGTAAAGAAGAATTAGAAATTCGGGTGGAACAGCGTACTTCTGATTTAAAAACCAGTGAGACTAAATACCGTACCCTTGTTGAAGCGGCAAATTGCATCATTTTACGGAGAGATATTGCTGGCACAATTAAATTTATTAATGAATATGGGGTAACCTTCTTTGGATTTCATAATCAAGATGAGATGGTTGGGAGAAATATTAGTGGAACTATTATCAAGAATAGTGATGATACAACTATTACTGATTTGCTGAATTGGATGGGAAATAGCACTAAGGCTCCCCAAGTTTCTATGTTTCAAGAAAGTCAAAACGTTCGCAATGATGGAGAGGAGGTTTGGATATCTTGGGCGAATTGCCCTATTTTGGATGATTCGGGAAGGCTAGTTGAGGTTCTGTCGATTGGAATTGATATTACGGAAAGAAAGAAAATAGAGTCCACTCTTGAGGAGTTTGTGAGTTTGCAAAGAGCTACCTTTGAATCGATTGCCGATGGCGTAGTTGCCGTGGATCAGCTTGGTCATGTCAATAGCTATAACCAACGCTTTGTCGATATGTTCTCGCTATCTCCAGAGATTTTATCTGCAAACAATACGGATCTTCGATTGGAGTTTCTCTCGACAATGATGATTGATCCTCAAGACTTTATGCTGCGATCGCAAGAGTTCTATCGTCATCCTGAACACGAAAGTTATGATTTACTAGAACTGGTAGATAGCAGAGTATTGGAACGTTATTCCCGTCCACAGAGGATTGGTAATCAGATTATTGGACGTGTATGGAGTTTTCAAGATATAACTGCTCGTGTGAGAGCGGAGCAAGCTCTCGAAGAACAAAAAACTTATTTGCGATTAATCATTGATAGTATTCCGCAACAGATTTTCTGGAAAGATACCAATCTGGTTTTCCGAGGCTGTAATAAAAATTGGGCGATGTCTGCTCAATTAGAAACTCCAGAAAGTGTGGTGGGCAAAACTGATTACGATCTAATTGGAAATCTTGATTTAGCAAATATATTTCGCGCCCATGATCAACAAATAATGGAATCGAATATTCCTGAAATGCATGTAATTCAGCGGAAGCTTAATCCAGATAAGTCGGGAAAATCAATATGGCTGGATATTAGTAAGTTGCCAATTATTGATGCTGAGGGCAAGACTATTGGTATTTTGGGTGTACTTGATGATGTTACCGAACGAAAACTTGCCGAGGAAGCACTTCATAGTGAGCAAGAAAAATCCGAGAAATTATTATTAAACATTTTGCCTAAAGCGATCGCCGATCGCCTTAAACAATTTCACGGAGTTATTGCCGATAGCTTTGAGTCAGTCACCGTTCTTTTTGCCGATTTGGTTAGCTTTACCAGAATGTCCTCAGAACTCTCTCCTCATGAACTTGTCGATCTGCTAAATCTAATTTTTTCTAATTTTGATACCCTTTGCGAAAAGTATGGATTGGAGAAAATCAAAACCATAGGTGATGCCTATATGGTGGCAGGTGGCATTCCTCTTCCGACAGAAGATCATGCGGAGGCGATCGCATCTATGGCATTAGATATGGTTGATAAAGTGAATGAACTTAGCAAATTGACAGGTAAACCACTACAAATCCGTATCGGTATTCATACGGGGGCTGTAATTGCGGGGGTAATCGGCACACAAAAGTTTATTTACGATCTCTGGGGTGACACGGTGAATGTGGCGAGTCGGATGGAGTCCCACAGTGAAGTTGGTAAAATCCAAGTGACTGCCGCTACCTATGAACTGCTAAAACATAAATTTGATTTAGTCGAGCGTGGTGTGATCGAAGTCAAGGGCAAAGGATTAATGCAAACCTATTGGCTTACCTCTTCCCCAAAATAA
- the gltB gene encoding glutamate synthase large subunit codes for MNSNALPVKQGLYDPQFEHDACGVGFIVHKSGKKSHAIVEQGLTILENLEHRGACGCETNTGDGAGILMQIPHKFLVKVAAAANIALPEVGQYGVGMVYASPDPEARKNGRQAFEKLVESEGLKVLGWRDVPTDNSSLGATAQSSEPFMQQVFILRSPDLADDLAFDRKLFVLRKLAHTAIRASNIDAYWYPSSLSCRTIVYKGMLMTAQVGLYYAADLRDPDMESALALVHSRFSTNTFPSWERSHPYRYIAHNGEINTLRGNTNWMIARQSMFESDLFGDDISKIKPVINIEGSDSTIFDNALELLVLAGRSLPHAMMMMIPEPWTAHESMSDEKKAFYEYHSCLMEPWDGPASIAFTDGTMIGAVLDRNGLRPSRYYVTKDDLVIFASEAGVLNIAPEMIESKGRLQPGRMFLVNMEEGRIVADEEIKHQIATEQPYREWINQHMVDIANLKDADATEAEAIPLTQRQMAFGYSFEDLRLLLTPMARDGVEAIGAMGADTPLAILSNRSKLLYDYFQQLFAQVTNPPIDSIREEIITSAETTIGAERNLLKPEPESCHLIELKTPILSDAELAKLKHINEGGFKSVTLSTLFNPKSGVSGLESAITEICAKADQAIADGVNILILSDRGVNSANAPIPALLAVSGLHHHLIRTGTRTRVGLVLESGEPREVHHFALLIGYGCGAVNPYLAFETIKDMIDQRLLVNVEFKTAVKNYIKSATKGVTKVASKIGISTIQSYRGAQIFEAVGLNQDVIKKYFTWTASRIEGADLEVIAKEAIARHTHAFPERPSSSNTLDVGGDYQWRKEGEAHLFSPETIHALQKAVRDGNYELFKKYSSLVNEQNQQHFTLRGLLDFKSRESIFIDEVEPIESILSRFKTGAMSYGSISKEAHEALAIAMNRIGGKSNTGEGGEDPDRYTWTNEQGDSKNSAIKQVASGRFGVTSLYLSQAKEIQIKMAQGAKPGEGGQLPGKKVYPWIAKVRHSTTGVGLISPPPHHDIYSIEDLAELIHDLKNANRAARVSVKLVSEVGVGTIAAGVSKAHADVVLISGYDGGTGASPQTSIKHAGLPWELGLAETHQTLVLNNLRSRIVVETDGQMKTGRDVVIAALLGAEEFGFATAPLVSLGCIMMRVCHLNTCPVGVATQDPQLREKFTGDPAHTVNFMTFIAMEVRELMAKLGFRTLDEMVGRTEVLEAKQAVEHWKLKGLDFSKILYQPEVGADVGRYCQIPQDHGLDKSLDMTVLLDLCQAAIVDGEPVEAIIPIKNINRAVGTILGNEITKRHWEGLPDDTVHLHFQGTAGQSFGAFVPSGVTMELEGDTNDYLGKGLSGGKIILYPHKASTFVAEENIIAGNVALYGATSGEVYIRGIAGERFAVRNSGVNAVVEGIGDHGCEYMTGGKVVVLGLTGRNFAAGMSGGIAYILDEAGDFATRCNASMVGLEKLEDPEEIKDLKQLIQQHVDYTESAIGERVLADWNAIAPKFVKVMPKDYKRVLQAIKEALEDGLSGDDALNAAFEANSRDVARIGGS; via the coding sequence ATGAATAGCAACGCACTGCCCGTAAAACAAGGTTTATACGATCCCCAATTTGAACATGACGCTTGTGGGGTCGGCTTTATTGTCCATAAATCAGGAAAGAAATCCCATGCGATCGTTGAGCAGGGGCTGACGATTTTGGAGAACTTGGAACATCGCGGCGCGTGCGGTTGCGAGACTAATACGGGTGACGGTGCTGGGATTTTGATGCAGATTCCCCATAAATTTTTGGTAAAGGTAGCCGCCGCCGCAAATATTGCCTTGCCAGAGGTCGGTCAATATGGCGTGGGCATGGTTTACGCTTCACCAGATCCTGAAGCTCGTAAGAATGGTAGACAAGCTTTTGAAAAGTTGGTTGAGTCCGAGGGTTTAAAAGTCCTAGGTTGGCGTGATGTCCCGACTGATAATTCCTCCTTGGGAGCGACGGCACAATCGAGCGAGCCATTCATGCAGCAAGTATTTATTTTGCGATCGCCCGATCTTGCCGATGACCTAGCCTTCGATCGCAAGTTATTTGTACTTCGCAAACTCGCTCACACCGCGATTCGTGCTTCCAATATCGATGCCTATTGGTATCCCTCTAGCCTTTCCTGTCGCACCATCGTTTATAAAGGGATGTTGATGACAGCACAGGTAGGCTTGTATTACGCGGCTGATTTGCGTGATCCCGACATGGAAAGCGCTCTAGCTTTAGTTCACTCGCGCTTTAGTACAAATACTTTCCCTAGCTGGGAGCGATCGCACCCTTACCGCTACATTGCCCATAATGGTGAAATTAATACTTTGCGCGGCAACACCAACTGGATGATTGCGCGTCAGTCGATGTTTGAGTCGGACTTGTTTGGTGATGATATTTCCAAAATTAAGCCCGTGATTAACATCGAGGGTAGTGACTCGACGATTTTTGATAACGCTTTGGAATTATTGGTACTGGCTGGGCGATCGCTACCTCACGCGATGATGATGATGATTCCTGAGCCTTGGACAGCCCATGAGTCGATGAGTGATGAGAAGAAAGCTTTTTATGAATATCACTCTTGTTTGATGGAACCTTGGGATGGTCCCGCCTCGATCGCTTTCACCGATGGCACAATGATCGGCGCTGTGTTGGATCGCAACGGTTTGCGTCCTTCTCGCTACTATGTCACTAAGGATGATTTGGTCATCTTCGCATCAGAAGCAGGTGTATTGAATATTGCACCTGAAATGATTGAATCGAAGGGTCGCTTGCAACCAGGACGGATGTTTCTCGTGAATATGGAAGAGGGGCGGATAGTTGCTGACGAAGAAATCAAGCATCAAATCGCAACCGAGCAGCCATACCGTGAATGGATTAATCAGCACATGGTAGACATTGCGAATCTCAAGGATGCTGATGCGACTGAAGCCGAAGCAATTCCGCTCACGCAGCGTCAAATGGCATTTGGCTATTCTTTTGAAGATTTACGCTTGCTGCTGACCCCAATGGCGAGAGATGGTGTAGAAGCGATCGGCGCGATGGGTGCAGATACCCCGTTAGCAATTCTTTCCAATCGTTCCAAACTTCTCTACGACTATTTCCAACAGCTTTTCGCTCAGGTAACTAATCCACCGATTGACTCGATTCGTGAAGAGATTATTACTTCTGCGGAAACTACCATTGGTGCAGAAAGGAATTTGCTCAAGCCTGAACCAGAAAGCTGTCATTTGATCGAGCTAAAAACTCCCATTCTTAGCGATGCCGAACTTGCGAAGTTGAAGCATATTAACGAAGGTGGTTTTAAATCCGTCACCCTTTCCACTTTGTTCAATCCTAAATCTGGTGTATCTGGATTAGAATCAGCAATTACTGAGATTTGTGCTAAGGCGGATCAAGCGATCGCCGATGGTGTGAATATTTTGATTCTGAGCGATCGCGGTGTGAATTCCGCTAATGCGCCAATTCCTGCATTACTTGCCGTGTCAGGCTTGCATCACCATCTCATCCGCACGGGAACCCGTACTAGAGTCGGGCTAGTCCTCGAATCTGGCGAACCTAGAGAAGTGCATCACTTTGCATTGCTGATCGGCTATGGTTGCGGTGCGGTGAATCCTTATCTTGCCTTTGAGACGATCAAAGACATGATCGATCAACGTCTCTTAGTCAATGTCGAGTTCAAAACAGCGGTTAAGAACTACATCAAGTCAGCGACTAAAGGCGTAACCAAGGTTGCATCCAAAATCGGTATCTCCACTATCCAGAGCTATCGTGGCGCTCAAATCTTTGAAGCCGTTGGCTTGAATCAAGATGTGATCAAGAAATACTTCACTTGGACAGCATCCCGCATCGAAGGCGCAGATTTGGAAGTGATTGCTAAAGAAGCGATCGCTCGGCACACCCACGCCTTCCCCGAACGCCCATCCAGTAGCAACACTCTCGATGTTGGCGGTGATTATCAATGGCGCAAGGAGGGTGAAGCGCACTTGTTTAGTCCTGAAACCATTCACGCCTTGCAAAAGGCAGTGCGCGATGGCAACTATGAACTGTTCAAGAAATATTCAAGTTTAGTCAATGAACAGAATCAACAACATTTCACCCTGCGCGGCTTGCTCGATTTTAAATCGCGTGAATCTATTTTCATTGACGAAGTAGAACCGATTGAATCAATCTTGAGCCGCTTCAAAACGGGCGCGATGAGTTACGGTTCGATTTCTAAGGAAGCCCATGAAGCTCTTGCGATCGCTATGAATCGTATCGGCGGTAAGTCCAATACAGGCGAAGGCGGCGAAGATCCCGATCGCTACACATGGACAAACGAGCAAGGCGATTCCAAAAATAGCGCCATCAAACAGGTTGCCTCTGGACGTTTCGGCGTAACCAGTCTCTATCTCTCCCAAGCCAAAGAAATTCAAATCAAAATGGCTCAAGGCGCAAAACCAGGGGAAGGCGGTCAACTTCCTGGAAAGAAAGTCTATCCTTGGATTGCCAAAGTTCGCCACTCCACCACAGGGGTGGGCTTAATTTCACCTCCTCCTCACCATGACATCTACTCCATCGAAGACCTCGCTGAGTTGATTCACGACCTCAAGAACGCCAACCGTGCTGCCCGTGTCAGTGTCAAGCTTGTATCGGAAGTCGGCGTTGGAACGATCGCCGCAGGGGTTTCTAAGGCTCACGCTGACGTGGTTCTTATCTCAGGCTACGATGGCGGTACTGGCGCATCACCCCAAACCTCAATCAAGCACGCGGGCTTACCTTGGGAACTCGGACTCGCTGAAACCCACCAAACCCTCGTTCTCAACAACCTCCGCAGCCGTATCGTTGTCGAAACCGATGGACAAATGAAAACTGGTCGTGATGTCGTGATCGCCGCTCTCCTTGGTGCAGAGGAGTTCGGCTTTGCTACGGCTCCCCTTGTCTCTCTCGGCTGTATCATGATGCGCGTCTGCCATCTCAATACCTGCCCTGTTGGTGTCGCTACCCAAGATCCGCAACTACGCGAGAAGTTCACAGGTGATCCCGCCCATACCGTCAACTTCATGACCTTCATCGCAATGGAAGTCCGCGAACTAATGGCGAAACTCGGTTTCCGCACCCTTGATGAAATGGTCGGTCGTACTGAAGTGCTAGAAGCCAAGCAAGCCGTCGAGCATTGGAAACTCAAGGGCTTAGACTTCTCGAAGATTCTCTACCAACCAGAAGTTGGAGCCGATGTCGGTCGCTACTGCCAAATCCCACAGGATCACGGTTTAGACAAATCCCTTGATATGACTGTATTGTTAGATTTGTGCCAAGCTGCGATCGTGGATGGTGAACCTGTTGAGGCAATAATTCCCATTAAAAACATCAATCGCGCCGTCGGAACTATCCTCGGCAACGAAATCACCAAGCGCCATTGGGAAGGATTGCCCGACGACACCGTGCATCTCCATTTCCAAGGCACGGCTGGTCAAAGCTTTGGTGCATTCGTTCCCTCTGGTGTGACGATGGAACTGGAAGGCGATACCAACGACTACCTCGGCAAAGGTCTGAGCGGCGGTAAGATCATTCTCTATCCCCACAAAGCTTCTACCTTTGTCGCCGAAGAGAATATCATCGCGGGTAACGTCGCTCTCTACGGCGCAACCAGTGGCGAAGTCTACATTCGCGGTATCGCTGGTGAACGCTTTGCGGTGCGGAACTCTGGCGTAAACGCTGTAGTCGAAGGCATCGGCGATCACGGTTGCGAATATATGACTGGCGGAAAAGTGGTCGTTCTTGGATTAACAGGACGGAACTTCGCCGCAGGTATGAGTGGCGGTATTGCCTACATTCTCGATGAGGCAGGCGATTTCGCAACCCGTTGCAATGCCTCGATGGTCGGCTTAGAAAAGCTCGAAGATCCTGAAGAAATCAAGGATCTGAAGCAGTTGATTCAACAGCACGTTGATTATACGGAGAGTGCGATCGGTGAACGAGTTCTCGCTGATTGGAATGCGATCGCTCCTAAGTTCGTGAAGGTAATGCCCAAGGATTACAAGCGGGTATTGCAAGCGATTAAGGAAGCCTTGGAAGATGGCTTGAGTGGTGATGATGCCCTCAATGCCGCCTTTGAAGCTAACTCCCGCGATGTCGCCCGTATCGGTGGCAGCTAA
- a CDS encoding type II toxin-antitoxin system HicB family antitoxin: MSPYLSDLVLPEFSNTLQRYFTHGDTYAEAIANAEEVLELLIEDYEETGKPLPSPQVLQLA; this comes from the coding sequence CTGTCGCCTTATCTAAGTGATTTGGTATTACCTGAGTTTTCTAATACCTTGCAGCGATACTTTACGCATGGAGATACTTATGCAGAGGCGATCGCTAATGCAGAGGAGGTATTAGAGCTTTTAATCGAAGATTACGAAGAAACGGGTAAACCTTTACCATCACCTCAAGTATTGCAACTAGCTTAG
- a CDS encoding RNA-binding protein, whose protein sequence is MKAEELDKKFDDGEDVLDLFNLTTLKRPALETQAVSYLGGLMNQQLWSRVKTKYQLGKLIYGKVEFHASFGVFVDIGDENVEGIIQIPDFLDSGAMIPEMYPEIGSPLGAVVVGYTEDDRNQVWLSVKPSILQKSLVKLRLPVVNQV, encoded by the coding sequence ATGAAAGCTGAAGAGTTAGATAAAAAGTTTGATGATGGCGAAGATGTCTTAGATTTATTTAATCTTACGACTTTAAAACGTCCTGCTTTAGAAACTCAGGCTGTTAGTTACTTGGGCGGATTGATGAACCAACAACTTTGGAGTCGAGTCAAAACTAAGTATCAGCTTGGGAAGTTAATTTACGGGAAAGTAGAATTTCATGCGTCTTTTGGGGTGTTTGTTGATATTGGGGATGAGAATGTAGAGGGAATTATCCAGATTCCAGATTTTTTGGATAGTGGCGCGATGATTCCAGAAATGTATCCTGAGATTGGTTCACCTTTGGGGGCGGTGGTGGTTGGCTATACTGAGGATGATCGCAATCAAGTTTGGTTGAGTGTTAAGCCGAGCATTTTACAAAAGTCTTTGGTCAAGTTGAGATTGCCAGTTGTGAATCAAGTGTAA
- a CDS encoding radical SAM protein — METVRGTETVASPLQESALRKKGLCDYVINVASGCLHGCTFCYVPSTPVIRTRQAQLAQKGVDNPQMDWGKYLFVREGIAEQLEETLSRKRTWKTTESGQGVVMLCSGTDPYQNHQTATITRQVVKVLLKYDKRVRILTRSPLWTNDIDILRSRNVTVGMSLPMLDDELSRKIEPAAPLPSDRYKAMMKGYKAGIKLYAAIAPTPPTMQLQDFQNLLQQVMKFEPEVIFWEPINARGTNGKRMLEAGLDFVRSITNRESWAENFIQQWQDIEQAAKNIGCKDLLHIWVDPELRGFVDDASLDYWLFRKTVEDWDNYTRKPQSSGVKLPQSVASQDQAIRKRNTFKKGSEKLVAF, encoded by the coding sequence ATGGAGACTGTGAGAGGTACTGAAACTGTCGCTAGTCCTCTACAGGAAAGCGCACTAAGGAAAAAAGGACTATGTGACTATGTTATTAACGTTGCTTCTGGTTGTCTGCACGGTTGTACATTTTGCTATGTCCCCTCAACTCCAGTGATCAGAACCAGACAAGCACAACTAGCCCAAAAAGGCGTTGATAACCCTCAAATGGACTGGGGAAAGTATCTATTTGTACGTGAAGGTATTGCTGAGCAGTTAGAAGAAACTCTCAGCCGTAAAAGAACTTGGAAAACTACAGAATCAGGACAGGGAGTTGTTATGCTCTGTTCTGGTACTGACCCTTATCAAAACCATCAAACCGCAACAATCACGCGCCAAGTTGTCAAAGTGTTGCTTAAATATGACAAACGAGTACGGATTTTGACTCGTAGCCCTCTATGGACAAATGATATAGATATTTTGCGATCGCGTAATGTAACTGTTGGAATGAGTTTACCCATGCTTGATGATGAACTCAGCCGCAAAATTGAACCCGCAGCACCTCTACCATCTGACCGATACAAAGCGATGATGAAGGGATATAAGGCAGGTATTAAACTTTATGCGGCGATCGCACCCACACCGCCAACAATGCAATTACAGGATTTCCAAAATCTGTTACAGCAAGTGATGAAATTTGAACCTGAAGTCATTTTCTGGGAACCAATCAATGCTCGTGGCACAAATGGAAAGAGAATGCTAGAAGCAGGACTAGATTTTGTTCGTTCTATAACTAATAGAGAATCTTGGGCAGAAAACTTTATCCAACAATGGCAAGATATTGAGCAAGCTGCTAAAAATATAGGATGTAAAGATCTTTTGCATATTTGGGTTGATCCAGAACTTCGCGGTTTTGTAGATGATGCTTCCTTAGATTATTGGTTATTCAGAAAAACAGTAGAAGATTGGGACAATTACACAAGAAAGCCTCAATCATCTGGGGTAAAACTACCTCAGTCTGTAGCATCACAAGATCAAGCAATTCGCAAACGTAATACATTCAAGAAAGGATCTGAGAAATTAGTAGCTTTTTGA
- a CDS encoding site-2 protease family protein: protein MISTPLLPITVFILTLALLGWGYFRSRKFGKLGLLSWLQFVALMSPWLVYFGLFVSGVFINFTTLLFLLLSSTIAYVAISNQLRKAATEERSAIEQKLKKDLDATASDLPNSPDNSTNKPPVNSPIAVAMSQGKTQLKMFRALPAEDMKLIQGIFGIETYYVTETIPYQEGAIFKGNLRGEPDVVHDRLTKSLSDRLSDKYNLFLVEGQDRKPVVIVLPSRVSNVDNNTIPQKVLIAVLIVANGYTALNLGALVAGIPVVQEPQQYLVGLPFALGIGAILGVRELAMRLMAKKYKVNMSLPFLLPSSQLGSFGAFSRVSSPLPHRLALFDIAIAPALASGLLSLLMLLVGLRLSAIGMGSIDIPSQIFQASVLAGTLAKLFLGEALHNSFISIHPLVVLGWLGSAITALNLMPAGQLDGGRIVQSIYGRRTASVTTVLTLIFLVIATVINPLALYWGGIVLILLRDLERPMLNELSELDGDREALGVVALFWMLITLLPLTSGVAERLGIGSSGGLLP from the coding sequence ATGATATCAACTCCACTTCTTCCGATCACCGTATTTATACTCACCCTCGCTTTGCTAGGTTGGGGATATTTTCGTTCCCGCAAGTTTGGCAAGCTTGGGTTACTGTCTTGGCTTCAATTTGTGGCGCTTATGTCACCTTGGCTTGTTTATTTTGGCTTGTTTGTGTCGGGTGTTTTTATAAATTTTACAACGCTATTATTCTTATTGCTTAGTTCTACGATCGCCTATGTGGCGATTAGCAACCAATTACGCAAAGCCGCCACAGAGGAAAGATCGGCGATCGAGCAAAAACTCAAAAAAGATCTTGATGCAACTGCTAGTGATCTTCCTAATTCTCCCGATAATTCAACCAATAAACCGCCAGTTAACAGTCCGATTGCCGTGGCTATGTCACAGGGCAAGACGCAACTAAAAATGTTTAGGGCACTTCCTGCGGAAGATATGAAGCTGATACAAGGAATCTTTGGGATTGAAACCTATTACGTCACCGAAACGATTCCCTATCAAGAAGGGGCGATTTTTAAAGGTAACTTGCGTGGTGAGCCTGATGTCGTTCACGATCGCTTGACTAAATCCCTCAGCGATCGCCTTAGCGATAAATACAATCTATTTTTGGTGGAAGGTCAAGATCGTAAACCAGTGGTGATTGTGCTACCTAGCCGAGTTAGTAATGTCGATAACAATACAATTCCTCAAAAAGTACTAATTGCGGTGTTGATTGTCGCAAATGGCTACACAGCCTTAAACTTGGGCGCGTTAGTTGCGGGTATTCCTGTAGTCCAAGAACCTCAACAATATTTAGTAGGACTACCCTTTGCTCTTGGTATTGGGGCGATTTTAGGTGTGCGTGAGTTGGCTATGCGTCTGATGGCAAAGAAGTACAAAGTAAATATGAGTTTGCCGTTTCTCTTGCCTTCATCACAATTAGGTTCTTTCGGTGCATTCAGTCGGGTTTCTTCGCCATTACCTCATCGGCTGGCTCTGTTTGATATTGCGATCGCTCCAGCTTTGGCAAGTGGATTACTATCTTTGCTCATGCTTCTAGTTGGTTTACGCCTATCTGCGATCGGGATGGGCAGTATTGATATTCCTAGTCAAATTTTTCAAGCATCGGTACTGGCGGGAACCTTGGCGAAACTCTTCCTCGGTGAGGCATTACACAATAGCTTTATTTCGATTCACCCGTTAGTAGTTCTCGGCTGGCTCGGCTCGGCTATCACCGCCTTGAATTTGATGCCAGCAGGTCAGTTAGATGGCGGTCGGATCGTGCAATCAATTTATGGACGACGCACGGCAAGCGTGACGACGGTATTGACGTTGATTTTCTTAGTGATTGCCACAGTGATTAATCCACTTGCGCTCTATTGGGGTGGCATTGTCTTGATTCTATTGAGAGATCTGGAACGTCCAATGCTGAATGAACTTTCAGAACTTGATGGCGATCGCGAAGCTTTGGGTGTGGTGGCACTCTTTTGGATGTTGATTACTTTACTTCCACTCACTTCTGGTGTTGCGGAACGTCTGGGCATTGGTAGTAGTGGTGGTCTGCTTCCGTGA